The Sphingorhabdus sp. Alg231-15 genome has a segment encoding these proteins:
- a CDS encoding slipin family protein: protein MLYLIDKLMGRTRVTINENERAIWLYKGEVRGILGAGEHVLPNWRKQLRIERMALNSAAFVSAYEKALFEKAPDQADAHLTQYRTGTHEIAVIECDGRVHSVLSPDSKLTVWTDAGPWKAEVVPLETNPVIAPALLQRLMKAGVASLLSNVRIIEVDKGQIGLLTVDGQIAGELTPGIYGYWMVGQKVVVKIVNLTRQPLDVTGQELLTKDRVTLRINISAEYRVVDPVKAVTEVKDFVDALYRALQYAFRKTLGAMTLDQILEKQVTVDAEAAQKVRSDMAAIGLEVSEIILKDVILPGEMRELLNQVVSAQKAAEANVIKRREETNATRSLLNTAKVMADNPVMLRLKELEALESIAGKVDRLTVNNGTSGLMNDIVKLTDG from the coding sequence ATGTTGTATTTGATTGACAAGCTGATGGGCCGCACACGGGTAACCATCAATGAAAACGAACGGGCGATCTGGCTTTATAAAGGCGAGGTACGCGGTATATTGGGAGCGGGCGAGCATGTCCTGCCAAACTGGCGGAAGCAATTGCGCATCGAGCGCATGGCGCTGAACAGTGCCGCTTTTGTTTCGGCCTATGAAAAGGCGCTTTTCGAAAAAGCACCGGATCAGGCGGATGCGCATCTGACCCAGTACCGGACCGGAACGCACGAGATTGCTGTCATAGAATGCGACGGACGGGTACATTCCGTCCTCTCACCGGATAGCAAGCTCACGGTCTGGACCGATGCCGGTCCGTGGAAAGCAGAGGTCGTTCCGCTGGAAACCAATCCAGTGATCGCACCGGCTTTGCTGCAGCGGCTGATGAAAGCCGGCGTGGCAAGCCTGCTTTCCAATGTCCGGATCATCGAGGTGGACAAAGGCCAGATTGGCTTGCTCACTGTCGATGGTCAGATTGCCGGTGAATTGACGCCTGGTATCTATGGCTACTGGATGGTTGGTCAAAAGGTGGTCGTGAAGATCGTTAATCTGACGCGGCAGCCGCTCGACGTAACCGGTCAGGAGCTATTGACCAAGGATCGCGTCACTTTGCGGATCAACATCTCGGCGGAATACCGGGTGGTTGATCCGGTCAAGGCCGTGACTGAGGTCAAGGACTTTGTCGATGCGCTTTACCGGGCGCTGCAATATGCGTTCCGGAAAACGCTGGGCGCGATGACGCTCGACCAGATCCTCGAAAAGCAGGTGACGGTTGACGCCGAAGCGGCTCAGAAAGTCCGGAGCGATATGGCGGCCATTGGTCTGGAAGTATCCGAGATCATCCTGAAGGACGTGATCCTGCCGGGTGAAATGCGGGAGCTTTTGAACCAGGTTGTTTCTGCGCAGAAAGCGGCAGAAGCTAACGTCATCAAGCGGCGGGAAGAAACGAACGCAACGCGGTCGCTTTTGAACACCGCAAAGGTGATGGCCGATAACCCGGTCATGCTGCGGCTGAAAGAGCTCGAAGCTCTGGAAAGCATTGCCGGAAAAGTGGACCGGTTGACGGTCAACAACGGCACCAGCGGTTTGATGAACGATATCGTCAAATTGACGGACGGTTAG
- a CDS encoding iron-sulfur cluster assembly accessory protein → MTDTQTKTREIPAAIILTPAAEQRVADLMAKAPDDVIGVKLSTPRRGCSGLAYSVDYVTEEVKFDEKIVTPGGVFYVDGPSVLYLVGSTMDWQEDDFTAGFVFNNPNSKGDCGCGESFTV, encoded by the coding sequence ATGACCGATACACAAACCAAAACCAGAGAAATTCCGGCGGCAATCATCCTGACGCCTGCCGCAGAGCAACGCGTCGCCGACCTGATGGCGAAAGCACCGGATGACGTCATCGGCGTGAAACTATCTACTCCGCGCAGAGGTTGTTCAGGCCTCGCTTACTCGGTCGACTATGTTACCGAGGAAGTGAAATTTGACGAGAAGATCGTTACTCCCGGCGGCGTGTTCTATGTCGATGGCCCAAGCGTATTATATCTCGTCGGCTCGACCATGGACTGGCAGGAAGATGATTTCACCGCCGGCTTCGTGTTTAACAACCCCAATAGCAAAGGCGATTGCGGGTGCGGGGAATCGTTCACCGTATAA
- a CDS encoding GNAT family N-acetyltransferase, producing the protein MTATATLSNASAATVIRADYADADHAADIVAMLRVYAMDPMGGGADLSPEVQENLVPGLAATPAASSLLAYVGGEVAGLANLMTTFSSFGAKPLINIHDIVVTKEHRGSGVGRALFAEIETIAQEAGACKVTLEVLEGNAPAKALYASLGYGDYVLDPEMGRALFWQKRL; encoded by the coding sequence ATGACGGCAACGGCAACTCTTTCCAACGCATCAGCGGCCACCGTCATTCGCGCGGACTATGCCGATGCAGATCACGCGGCAGATATTGTCGCGATGCTGCGTGTCTATGCGATGGATCCGATGGGCGGCGGTGCAGATCTGTCCCCGGAAGTGCAGGAAAATCTAGTGCCCGGACTAGCCGCGACACCAGCGGCCTCTTCCTTGCTCGCCTATGTTGGTGGCGAGGTCGCGGGGCTTGCCAATCTGATGACGACATTTTCATCCTTTGGCGCAAAGCCATTGATTAACATTCATGATATAGTGGTGACCAAAGAGCATCGCGGCAGCGGCGTCGGGCGCGCGCTGTTCGCGGAAATTGAAACCATCGCCCAAGAAGCCGGCGCCTGCAAAGTCACTCTGGAAGTGCTGGAAGGCAACGCACCGGCAAAGGCGCTCTACGCGTCATTGGGCTATGGCGACTATGTGCTCGATCCTGAAATGGGCAGAGCATTGTTTTGGCAGAAAAGGCTTTAG
- a CDS encoding SUF system Fe-S cluster assembly protein — translation MNEERKILVEEVDSVEKPPLAKVEDAVEDAPAEKPAPVMAPSPYEAESDASKLNRKRDYLEGFLAQQPTGTPAGEAGGDLYEAVVDTLKSIYDPEIPVNIYDLGLIYGVEITPDNHAIVTMTLTTPHCPVAESMPGEIEMQVGSVPGVGHSEVNLVWDPPWDPQKMSDEAKLELGML, via the coding sequence ATGAACGAAGAACGCAAAATATTGGTCGAAGAAGTCGACAGCGTCGAAAAGCCGCCTTTGGCAAAGGTCGAAGATGCGGTTGAAGATGCCCCCGCAGAAAAGCCTGCACCGGTTATGGCGCCGTCGCCCTATGAAGCGGAAAGCGATGCCAGCAAACTGAATCGCAAACGCGACTATCTCGAGGGCTTTCTGGCGCAGCAGCCGACCGGCACACCGGCTGGTGAAGCGGGCGGCGATCTCTATGAAGCGGTGGTCGATACCTTGAAGTCGATTTATGACCCTGAGATTCCGGTGAACATCTATGATCTTGGCTTGATCTATGGTGTCGAGATTACCCCAGACAATCACGCCATTGTCACCATGACCCTGACCACGCCGCATTGCCCGGTGGCTGAATCCATGCCCGGTGAAATCGAAATGCAAGTCGGCAGCGTGCCTGGCGTCGGCCATAGCGAAGTGAACCTCGTCTGGGACCCGCCATGGGACCCCCAGAAGATGAGCGACGAAGCGAAGCTCGAACTGGGAATGCTATGA
- a CDS encoding SufS family cysteine desulfurase: MNEMSAIKTRYRADFPGIAGDWHYLDTAATAQKPKAVLDAIARAYGPDYATVHRGVYERSANMTLAYEAARKRLAGFLNAASENEIVFTSGATDSINLVAESWGNANVGKDDRIMLSQLEHHSNIVPWQLLAERVGAHIDVAPLTDDGQVDLDWIEVNLTEQHKLVALAHVSNVLGSLLDAKRAAVIAHKVGAKLLLDGCQAAPRLPVDVQDMGCDFYVFSGHKIYGPTGIGALWAPYEILDAMLPWKGGGSMIDRVSFDGTSYASPPGRFEAGTPHIAGVVGLDTAIQYVEAIGLDVISAHENATLASAREALSGINSVRVFGPEKSMGILSFAIGDVHPHDVATILDEGGVAIRAGHHCAQPLMDYLGVPATARASFGIYSDAEDVAALVKGIERVRKIFG, translated from the coding sequence ATGAACGAAATGTCTGCCATCAAGACAAGGTATCGCGCCGACTTTCCCGGGATCGCCGGTGATTGGCATTATCTCGACACGGCTGCCACGGCGCAAAAACCGAAGGCGGTGCTTGATGCGATCGCGCGCGCCTATGGTCCGGACTACGCAACCGTCCATCGCGGCGTGTATGAACGCTCGGCCAATATGACGCTTGCTTATGAAGCGGCACGCAAACGGTTGGCCGGTTTCCTGAATGCGGCCAGTGAGAATGAAATTGTCTTCACCAGCGGCGCGACCGACAGCATCAATCTGGTCGCTGAAAGCTGGGGCAATGCGAATGTCGGCAAAGATGACCGGATCATGCTGTCGCAGCTGGAGCATCACAGCAATATCGTGCCGTGGCAATTGCTCGCAGAGCGAGTCGGAGCGCATATCGATGTCGCTCCGCTCACCGACGATGGCCAGGTTGATCTCGATTGGATCGAAGTCAATCTGACCGAGCAGCATAAGCTGGTCGCCTTGGCTCATGTGTCCAATGTATTGGGATCATTGCTCGACGCCAAAAGGGCGGCGGTCATCGCTCATAAAGTCGGCGCAAAACTGTTGCTTGACGGCTGTCAGGCGGCACCGCGATTGCCCGTTGATGTGCAAGATATGGGTTGTGATTTTTATGTCTTTTCCGGGCATAAAATCTATGGCCCAACCGGCATCGGAGCGCTCTGGGCGCCCTATGAGATTCTTGACGCCATGCTCCCATGGAAGGGTGGCGGCTCGATGATTGACCGGGTGAGCTTTGACGGCACCAGCTATGCGTCGCCGCCGGGTCGCTTCGAAGCGGGCACCCCACATATTGCAGGCGTTGTCGGTCTTGATACCGCAATCCAATATGTTGAAGCCATTGGACTGGATGTTATCTCCGCCCACGAAAACGCAACGCTTGCCAGTGCGCGTGAAGCATTGTCGGGAATCAACAGCGTGCGCGTTTTTGGCCCTGAAAAGAGCATGGGCATATTGAGTTTCGCCATAGGAGACGTGCATCCGCATGACGTCGCCACCATATTGGATGAGGGAGGTGTTGCGATTCGTGCGGGTCATCATTGTGCACAGCCGCTGATGGACTATCTCGGTGTGCCGGCAACGGCGCGAGCCAGCTTTGGAATTTACAGCGATGCAGAAGATGTCGCAGCCCTAGTCAAGGGTATCGAACGGGTGAGAAAGATTTTCGGGTAG
- a CDS encoding SufD family Fe-S cluster assembly protein codes for MSATLPLPTKRDEAWRYADLKALEPVWPKLDGPEKVTVADGETASRQITTLPIIDDVGIVDLDISIGDNATFALHVLASAADYGRIQVKVTLGKGAHFELGGAILGSGTQTLEIVTETIHAEPNATSNQVVRSVLAGKATGSFLGRINVVRDAQKTDAAQSVKAMLLDRTATANAKPELEIFADDVKCAHGATVGELDKQALFYMASRGLPPELAQKLMLQAFIADAFVSMEDDAAREAIESKALEALERLS; via the coding sequence ATGTCAGCAACACTTCCTCTCCCCACCAAGCGTGATGAAGCCTGGCGCTATGCCGATCTGAAGGCGCTGGAACCGGTCTGGCCAAAGCTGGACGGGCCCGAAAAGGTGACAGTTGCGGATGGCGAAACGGCTTCCCGCCAAATTACCACGCTACCGATTATCGATGATGTCGGAATAGTTGATCTCGACATCAGCATTGGTGACAATGCAACCTTCGCCTTGCATGTGCTGGCCAGTGCCGCCGATTATGGCCGGATTCAGGTCAAAGTCACATTAGGCAAGGGCGCGCATTTTGAATTGGGCGGTGCGATATTGGGCAGCGGAACGCAGACGCTGGAAATTGTCACGGAGACCATTCACGCGGAGCCCAATGCAACCTCCAATCAGGTCGTGCGCTCGGTGCTGGCAGGCAAAGCTACTGGCAGTTTTCTCGGTCGGATCAATGTTGTGCGCGATGCCCAAAAAACGGACGCGGCTCAGTCGGTCAAAGCCATGTTGCTCGACCGCACCGCGACCGCCAATGCCAAGCCAGAGCTGGAGATCTTTGCCGACGATGTGAAATGTGCCCATGGCGCAACCGTTGGTGAACTCGACAAGCAGGCGCTTTTCTATATGGCGTCGCGCGGATTGCCGCCGGAACTGGCCCAGAAATTAATGCTGCAGGCGTTTATCGCCGATGCCTTTGTAAGCATGGAAGACGATGCAGCCCGCGAGGCGATTGAGAGCAAGGCGCTTGAAGCGCTGGAGCGGTTGTCATGA
- the sufC gene encoding Fe-S cluster assembly ATPase SufC, whose product MLKIENLHANAGDTEILKGLSLELNAGEIHAIMGPNGAGKSTLSYALGGRPGYEITSGSVNFDGQDLLELDPHERAAAGIFLGFQYPVEIPGVSNLQFLRESLNSQRKSRGEEPLSGAEFIKLAKEKAGLLKMDMDMLKRAVNVGFSGGEKKRNEMVQMGIIDPKLAILDETDSGLDIDALRVVGSGINAIMRKPDKAVLLITHYQRLLDLVKPDYVHVLAGGRIVKTGGPELALQLEEEGYEAVAA is encoded by the coding sequence ATGCTAAAAATTGAAAACCTCCACGCCAATGCAGGCGATACAGAAATCCTCAAAGGGCTTTCGCTCGAACTCAATGCGGGTGAAATCCATGCGATCATGGGCCCCAATGGCGCGGGTAAGTCGACGCTGTCTTATGCGCTGGGAGGACGGCCCGGTTATGAGATCACCTCTGGAAGTGTGAACTTTGACGGACAGGACTTGCTGGAACTCGATCCGCATGAACGTGCTGCAGCGGGCATTTTCCTCGGCTTCCAATATCCGGTTGAAATTCCTGGTGTGTCCAACCTGCAGTTCCTCCGCGAAAGCCTCAACAGCCAGCGCAAGTCGCGCGGTGAGGAACCGCTTTCCGGTGCGGAATTCATCAAGCTGGCCAAGGAAAAGGCCGGCCTGCTGAAAATGGACATGGATATGCTCAAGCGTGCGGTCAATGTCGGCTTTTCCGGAGGCGAAAAGAAGCGCAACGAGATGGTGCAGATGGGGATTATTGATCCCAAGCTCGCGATTCTCGACGAGACGGATAGCGGCCTCGACATTGATGCGCTGCGCGTCGTCGGGTCCGGCATTAACGCGATTATGCGCAAGCCGGACAAGGCGGTCTTGCTGATCACGCACTATCAACGCCTGCTCGATTTGGTGAAGCCGGATTATGTCCATGTGCTTGCAGGTGGCCGGATCGTCAAAACCGGTGGGCCGGAGCTTGCATTGCAGCTCGAAGAAGAAGGCTATGAGGCGGTGGCCGCATGA
- the sufB gene encoding Fe-S cluster assembly protein SufB translates to MNAEAQAAVDNASNYEFGWSSDIEQDFAPKGLNEDTVRFISDKKGEPQWMLDWRLKAFRMWETMESPDWAKLDIPMIDYQDAYYYAEPKAKPKLNSLDEVDPEILRVYEKLGIPIEEQKVLAGVEGARKVAVDAVFDSVSVATTFREELEEAGVIFRSISEAIKEYPDLVRKYLGKVVPMKDNYFATLNCAVFSDGTFVYIPKGVRCPMELSTYFRINAENTGQFERTLIVADEGSYVSYLEGCTAPMRDENQLHAAVVELVAMDDAEIKYSTVQNWYPGDEDGKGGIYNFVTKRGLCQGKNSKISWTQVETGSAVTWKYPSCVLNGENSVGEFYSVALTNNYQQADTGTKMIHNGKNSRSTIISKGISAGKSDNTYRGLVRVGANAENVRNFTQCDSLLLGDTCGAHTVPYIEVKNPTAQIEHEATTSKISDDQMFYAQQRGLDEEEAVSLIVNGFAKDVLKQLPMEFAVEAQKLLAISLEGSVG, encoded by the coding sequence ATGAACGCCGAAGCCCAAGCGGCTGTGGACAATGCCAGCAATTATGAATTTGGTTGGTCGTCCGACATCGAGCAGGATTTTGCTCCCAAGGGCCTGAACGAAGATACGGTGCGCTTCATTTCCGACAAGAAAGGCGAGCCGCAATGGATGCTGGACTGGCGCCTCAAGGCTTTTCGCATGTGGGAAACCATGGAAAGTCCGGATTGGGCGAAGCTCGACATCCCGATGATCGATTATCAGGATGCTTATTACTATGCCGAGCCCAAGGCGAAGCCGAAGCTGAACAGCCTCGATGAGGTCGATCCCGAAATCCTGCGCGTGTACGAGAAACTCGGCATTCCAATTGAAGAGCAGAAAGTCCTCGCCGGCGTCGAAGGCGCACGCAAGGTCGCTGTGGATGCCGTATTTGACAGTGTATCGGTGGCGACCACTTTCCGTGAAGAGCTGGAAGAAGCGGGTGTGATCTTCCGTTCCATTTCCGAAGCAATCAAGGAATATCCCGATCTGGTCCGCAAATATCTCGGCAAGGTCGTGCCGATGAAGGATAATTACTTCGCGACGCTCAATTGCGCCGTGTTTAGCGATGGGACCTTTGTTTATATTCCCAAGGGCGTTCGCTGCCCGATGGAGCTTTCCACCTATTTCCGGATCAATGCGGAAAATACCGGCCAGTTTGAGCGCACATTGATCGTCGCCGATGAAGGCAGCTATGTATCATATCTCGAAGGCTGTACCGCGCCGATGCGTGATGAAAACCAGCTGCATGCCGCGGTCGTCGAGCTTGTCGCGATGGATGATGCAGAGATTAAATATAGTACTGTGCAAAACTGGTATCCCGGCGATGAAGACGGCAAGGGCGGGATTTACAATTTTGTGACCAAGCGTGGTCTGTGCCAGGGCAAGAACAGTAAAATCTCCTGGACCCAGGTCGAGACCGGCAGCGCGGTGACCTGGAAATATCCCAGCTGCGTCTTGAACGGTGAAAATAGTGTGGGCGAATTTTACTCGGTCGCTTTGACCAATAACTATCAGCAGGCCGATACCGGCACCAAGATGATCCACAATGGCAAGAACAGCCGTTCAACGATTATCTCGAAGGGTATCAGCGCCGGTAAGTCCGACAACACCTATCGCGGTCTGGTCCGCGTCGGCGCGAATGCAGAAAATGTCCGCAATTTCACGCAATGTGACTCGCTGCTGCTCGGCGACACCTGTGGCGCACATACCGTGCCCTATATCGAGGTAAAAAACCCGACCGCGCAGATAGAGCATGAGGCCACAACCTCCAAGATTAGCGATGACCAGATGTTCTACGCCCAGCAACGCGGGCTGGACGAGGAAGAAGCGGTATCGCTGATCGTCAATGGCTTTGCCAAGGATGTGCTGAAACAATTGCCGATGGAATTTGCGGTGGAAGCGCAGAAGCTGCTGGCGATTTCGCTTGAGGGGTCGGTTGGATAG
- a CDS encoding SUF system Fe-S cluster assembly regulator, with translation MRLSSLADYAVVIMSAASRHCGAALLAEGKMNASTLSQETGVPLPTTQKLVSRLSAAGLIESTRGIGGGIRLARPPASISLADIVEAVEGPLAITCCTIEGNHDCALEDNCTVKPHWGVVNQAIRKALDDVSLASLSEFPATQKIKSMEQAL, from the coding sequence ATGCGGCTTTCCAGCCTTGCCGACTATGCTGTTGTCATAATGTCCGCTGCCTCGCGGCACTGCGGTGCTGCGCTGTTGGCAGAGGGCAAGATGAACGCATCGACCTTGTCACAGGAAACCGGTGTTCCGTTGCCAACAACGCAAAAACTTGTCAGCCGCCTGTCGGCCGCCGGATTGATCGAATCGACCCGCGGCATCGGCGGTGGGATCAGGCTGGCGCGGCCTCCGGCATCGATCAGCCTTGCCGATATTGTTGAGGCCGTTGAAGGGCCGCTGGCCATTACCTGCTGCACCATTGAAGGCAATCATGACTGCGCGCTGGAAGATAATTGTACGGTTAAGCCGCATTGGGGCGTAGTGAACCAGGCGATCCGCAAAGCACTGGATGATGTGAGCCTGGCAAGCCTTTCGGAATTCCCCGCCACACAGAAAATAAAATCTATGGAACAAGCGTTATGA
- a CDS encoding DUF6597 domain-containing transcriptional factor, with protein sequence MVSLRYFAPAEDVRDLVSVYYLFEVEHPRFSDNERAAIAQLRFLLEGTADLGFANGKTYPAKDSMLVGPSTGAMHFDVKGPFRMFGVGLLPAGWAALTKKSAADFADKAVPAGKIFTNEIDKSLELLRGCDDADGMTAWADRIFRDLRHRVKPEVQQFTHMVDDWLSSEPSPPVSALMERSDQSSRQVLRTVNKLYGMAPKYLARKYRALRAARAYAEQNEDELLALEDAFYDQSHMIREIKFFAGTTPTKLRVAEGETAKLIDQRGLLKGHIPPLTSDT encoded by the coding sequence TTGGTCAGTTTGAGATATTTCGCTCCTGCAGAAGATGTTCGGGACCTGGTCTCGGTCTACTATCTTTTTGAAGTTGAGCATCCGAGATTTTCGGACAATGAACGTGCCGCCATTGCACAGTTGCGTTTCCTATTGGAAGGCACAGCCGATCTTGGTTTTGCCAACGGAAAAACCTATCCGGCTAAGGATAGCATGTTGGTCGGCCCATCCACTGGTGCCATGCATTTTGATGTGAAAGGGCCTTTTCGGATGTTTGGCGTCGGCCTTTTGCCCGCGGGCTGGGCAGCGCTGACCAAGAAATCTGCGGCAGATTTCGCTGATAAAGCGGTGCCGGCAGGGAAAATTTTCACCAATGAAATTGACAAAAGCCTGGAACTGTTGCGCGGCTGTGATGATGCGGACGGGATGACCGCCTGGGCCGACCGGATTTTTCGGGATCTGCGGCACCGCGTCAAACCGGAGGTACAGCAATTTACCCATATGGTTGATGATTGGTTGTCATCCGAACCATCTCCTCCGGTCAGCGCGCTGATGGAGCGATCGGATCAGAGCTCCCGACAAGTATTGCGGACAGTCAACAAGCTCTATGGCATGGCACCCAAATATCTTGCGCGTAAGTATCGCGCCTTGCGCGCTGCACGGGCCTATGCCGAACAAAATGAAGATGAACTGCTGGCCCTCGAGGACGCATTTTACGATCAGTCTCACATGATTCGCGAGATAAAGTTTTTTGCGGGCACCACGCCGACCAAGTTGCGGGTGGCCGAAGGGGAAACCGCCAAGCTGATCGACCAGCGCGGCCTGTTAAAAGGGCATATTCCCCCTCTCACTTCTGATACCTAA
- a CDS encoding DUF885 family protein has translation MTKYVLLATTVMLAACSSQSDTVASASATPPETQAQQVDVDSDVNARLSAFFDDYDQIELANSPISKSFRGIKDADYSKLDDPSDVAEVEQYERGQEALVVMEAEFDESRLNDASKLSYRLFQARAARSKEAFPFRRNSYIFDQMNGAQSQIPAFMINIHRVTNKADAEAYVGRLNASGPFFESLVTQSAERANDGVIVPDWVFPYVINDAKNVISGAPFESGEDSPIYADLKKKVNALSIPDAEKADLITRGRQALTGSLAPAYQKLIAEMERQQKMAVDGDGVWRFKDGKAYYAERLKNYTTTDLTADEIHQIGLDNVARIHGEMRKIMAKVGFEGSLQDFFTHLRTSDQYFHTSREDYLAEANAKLAEMEKELPKFFNTLPKAPFVIKPVEAFREKSAGKAFYQRPAPDGSRPGTYYVNLYDLKGMSKTELEALAYHEALPGHHLQLAIQTELGDLPAFRKFGGVTAYSEGWGLYTEELGKDMGFYTDPYSDFGRLGMELWRACRLVVDTGIHDKRWSREKAIKYLTDNTPNPESDIRKAIERYIVYPGQATAYMIGKLKIMELRAKSQKELGDKFTMGDFHDVILRSGPVPLNIMEERVNNWIAASR, from the coding sequence ATGACCAAATATGTCCTCCTCGCTACCACTGTCATGCTAGCGGCCTGTTCATCGCAAAGTGATACCGTTGCTAGCGCGAGTGCCACTCCTCCGGAAACGCAGGCCCAACAGGTTGATGTTGATAGTGATGTCAATGCGCGCCTGTCTGCTTTTTTCGACGACTATGACCAGATTGAGCTAGCCAACTCGCCAATCTCGAAATCCTTCCGCGGCATCAAGGATGCGGATTATAGCAAGTTGGATGATCCAAGTGATGTCGCCGAGGTTGAGCAATATGAGCGCGGCCAGGAAGCGTTGGTCGTGATGGAAGCGGAATTTGACGAGAGTCGGCTCAACGACGCCAGCAAACTCAGTTATCGGTTGTTTCAAGCCCGAGCCGCGCGCTCGAAAGAAGCATTTCCGTTTCGCCGGAACAGCTATATTTTCGATCAGATGAACGGAGCGCAGAGCCAGATTCCCGCGTTCATGATCAATATACACCGCGTTACCAACAAGGCGGACGCTGAAGCTTATGTGGGCCGGCTAAATGCGTCGGGACCTTTTTTTGAATCGCTGGTCACACAATCGGCAGAGCGCGCAAATGACGGCGTTATCGTTCCGGACTGGGTTTTCCCCTATGTGATCAATGATGCCAAAAATGTCATCAGCGGCGCGCCGTTTGAATCGGGTGAGGATTCCCCCATTTACGCTGATTTGAAAAAGAAAGTGAATGCGCTTTCCATTCCAGATGCCGAGAAAGCAGATCTGATTACAAGAGGCCGTCAGGCGCTGACGGGCAGCCTTGCTCCGGCCTATCAGAAACTCATCGCCGAGATGGAGCGTCAACAGAAAATGGCGGTTGATGGTGATGGTGTCTGGCGGTTCAAGGATGGAAAGGCTTATTATGCCGAGCGTCTGAAAAACTATACGACAACTGATTTGACGGCTGATGAGATTCATCAAATCGGCCTCGACAATGTTGCGCGTATCCACGGCGAAATGCGCAAGATCATGGCTAAGGTTGGTTTTGAAGGGAGTTTGCAGGACTTTTTCACGCATCTCAGAACCAGCGATCAATATTTCCACACCAGCCGGGAAGATTATCTCGCGGAGGCCAATGCCAAGTTGGCGGAGATGGAAAAAGAGTTGCCGAAATTCTTCAATACATTGCCGAAGGCCCCTTTCGTCATCAAACCTGTGGAGGCTTTTCGTGAAAAATCCGCTGGCAAGGCCTTTTATCAGCGACCTGCGCCGGACGGATCACGGCCGGGCACTTATTATGTCAATCTCTATGATTTGAAAGGCATGTCGAAGACCGAGCTGGAGGCGCTGGCTTATCATGAGGCGCTGCCGGGCCACCATTTGCAATTGGCGATTCAGACCGAATTGGGTGATCTCCCTGCATTCCGCAAATTTGGCGGTGTCACAGCTTATTCGGAAGGTTGGGGCCTTTATACCGAGGAGCTCGGCAAGGATATGGGCTTTTACACGGACCCTTATTCCGACTTTGGCCGTCTTGGCATGGAGCTATGGCGCGCTTGTCGTCTGGTGGTTGATACCGGCATCCATGACAAACGCTGGAGCCGCGAAAAAGCGATCAAATATTTGACCGATAACACCCCCAATCCCGAAAGTGATATTCGCAAAGCGATAGAGCGGTATATTGTCTATCCTGGTCAAGCGACGGCCTATATGATCGGCAAGCTCAAAATCATGGAATTGCGCGCCAAATCGCAGAAAGAGCTGGGCGATAAATTTACCATGGGTGATTTCCATGACGTAATTTTGCGCAGCGGCCCGGTTCCCCTGAATATCATGGAAGAGCGGGTCAATAACTGGATTGCCGCATCACGCTGA